Proteins encoded in a region of the Flammeovirga yaeyamensis genome:
- a CDS encoding sensor histidine kinase has translation MHRLIFLCQTFKIVVFLVVFTTRFLCAQTLSPSTPIGENELKSWTEIQETPIDRVFTIRQDKEGFLWIGSDRGLLKFDGGQVKVFNLKTDPIIETESIVFIEFDVNDRLWFATKRGLFYLKDNKAVQVFHKDGSKVKSIFSMFSDGNGVIWFSKQRKIYSIENNQIKEHDYPIPALFRIMPGEDGQILALHTYLNNQESIVYRWDPKTNKATKISKQPIPVMAFTVKQYHDKLLIGGQWGELCEFNPINNRLHYWVRKNDTKTSIRNILVQSDGAIWAGGFGLHRVYNNKVSTLTEENGLSYNKVRCTFIDKDGNLWVGAMAGLNYLSNTPFKQIPKSATNKNATFHRPLVINNQIVFGSLNQGMFTYDGENVVKMFSDQIIGDNILETSKALNGNLLLSTNLGGFEVSVDKRSLTVVRKICDGKTKDLFQLSDGRFIINTPKGFYLSKEDTCTSLRKPFLEIEGFNRTLGKDWISTNKGVYLIESDTLRLFDKHPSLSKYITSVAQGEDSTLWIGTYGSGLLHIKNENDVIHYDTRTNLPANQAMMVATSKAQGNWFFVTHKKEQYLREILPITINGEQTLHLGKKFKWNFADDAFHEVGYDPKFVNYNGQLYLLTEDNLYLFQPRKVNYSQPKVLLKEVVVNGEKSERFPSTIDADLEQLEFHLSTLDFTQEDRLTYDYMIEGYDKKWINMQNRSIAYYNDLPAGNYIFKARIRNSDNTFSYLSTPYSFQKLEFWYKTIWAKLIYILVIFFIVVVVFQWRLKLLKRQRRKLQLKVDERTQELQYLNENLENLVEERTKKISLLNEDLTQSEERLKYALEASKDGIWDQNLKEKTLMISEASAHLLGYELNDCDKATGIHPFIHPDDIEGWLNYYNTIQHQMDKDEIEDQEFRFHHKDGRLIWLLVRGKIVERDGRHQPQRIVGTYIDITEKKKKTQEILEAIIRTEDNERQRISKDIHDGLQQTLTIASLNFQSVKKNLKEVSNSLLEKFETGWEYLQKSITESRSVAHSLMPKAIVDFGIISAFDSLITEVDKSSEEIQFSFFHNFKKHQIENHQIEITLYRILQEGINNIFKYSKATKVDIQLKNYEDIYMLTIEDNGVGFDVSKVMQENTGLGFKGMKNRLDAIDGFLEVESREGRGTTLLIEINKNF, from the coding sequence ATGCACCGACTGATTTTTTTATGTCAAACTTTCAAAATCGTAGTATTTCTTGTTGTTTTCACAACAAGATTTTTGTGTGCTCAGACGTTAAGCCCTTCCACGCCAATTGGAGAAAATGAATTGAAATCATGGACAGAAATTCAGGAAACACCCATCGACAGAGTGTTTACTATCCGACAAGATAAAGAAGGCTTTTTGTGGATTGGATCGGATAGAGGATTATTAAAGTTTGATGGAGGTCAGGTGAAAGTTTTCAACCTTAAAACTGACCCTATAATAGAGACAGAATCCATTGTTTTTATAGAATTTGATGTTAATGACCGTCTTTGGTTTGCCACCAAAAGGGGACTTTTTTATTTAAAGGACAACAAAGCTGTTCAGGTTTTTCATAAAGATGGAAGCAAGGTGAAAAGTATTTTCAGCATGTTTTCTGATGGAAACGGAGTGATTTGGTTTAGTAAACAAAGGAAAATCTATTCTATAGAAAACAATCAGATAAAAGAACACGATTATCCCATACCTGCTTTATTTCGCATCATGCCTGGAGAGGATGGACAAATCCTAGCTTTGCATACTTATTTAAATAATCAGGAATCAATTGTCTACCGTTGGGATCCAAAGACTAATAAGGCAACCAAAATAAGTAAACAGCCTATTCCAGTGATGGCTTTTACAGTAAAACAGTACCATGATAAACTGTTAATTGGAGGACAATGGGGGGAATTGTGCGAGTTCAATCCAATAAATAATAGATTGCATTATTGGGTGAGGAAGAACGATACTAAGACTTCTATAAGAAATATTCTTGTTCAGAGTGATGGTGCAATATGGGCAGGAGGTTTTGGTTTGCATAGAGTCTATAACAATAAAGTAAGCACACTTACTGAAGAAAATGGTTTATCGTATAATAAAGTTCGTTGTACTTTTATTGATAAAGACGGGAACTTGTGGGTAGGCGCAATGGCAGGTTTAAACTATTTATCGAATACTCCTTTTAAGCAAATTCCAAAATCAGCAACTAATAAAAATGCTACTTTTCATCGTCCATTGGTTATCAACAATCAAATTGTATTTGGCTCATTAAATCAAGGGATGTTTACCTACGATGGAGAAAATGTAGTAAAAATGTTTTCTGATCAGATTATTGGGGATAACATTCTGGAAACCTCAAAAGCATTAAATGGAAACCTATTGTTATCAACAAATTTGGGAGGTTTTGAAGTAAGTGTTGATAAACGATCCTTGACAGTGGTTAGAAAGATTTGTGATGGTAAAACCAAGGATCTCTTTCAATTATCAGATGGACGATTTATAATTAATACGCCTAAAGGATTTTACCTTTCAAAAGAGGATACTTGCACGAGCCTGAGGAAACCTTTTTTAGAAATTGAAGGATTTAATCGAACCTTAGGAAAAGATTGGATAAGCACCAATAAAGGAGTCTATTTGATAGAGTCGGATACATTAAGGTTATTTGATAAACACCCATCATTATCAAAATATATCACTAGTGTCGCACAAGGAGAAGATTCTACTTTATGGATAGGTACCTATGGTAGTGGATTACTTCATATTAAAAATGAAAATGATGTCATTCATTATGATACAAGAACAAATTTACCAGCAAATCAGGCGATGATGGTCGCTACATCTAAAGCTCAAGGAAATTGGTTCTTTGTTACACACAAGAAAGAGCAATATTTAAGAGAGATTCTTCCTATAACTATCAATGGGGAACAAACACTGCATCTAGGAAAAAAGTTTAAGTGGAATTTTGCCGATGATGCTTTCCATGAGGTGGGTTACGATCCGAAGTTTGTCAATTACAATGGTCAACTTTATTTATTAACCGAAGATAATCTGTATCTCTTTCAACCAAGAAAAGTAAATTACTCTCAACCCAAAGTATTGCTAAAGGAAGTGGTGGTGAACGGTGAAAAATCGGAACGTTTCCCTTCTACTATAGATGCAGATTTGGAACAGTTGGAGTTTCATTTATCCACATTGGATTTTACTCAGGAAGATCGCCTTACTTATGATTATATGATTGAAGGATACGATAAAAAGTGGATAAATATGCAGAACAGATCGATTGCCTATTATAACGATTTACCAGCGGGCAATTATATATTTAAAGCACGAATCAGAAATTCTGATAATACGTTTTCTTATTTATCAACTCCTTATTCTTTTCAAAAGCTGGAGTTTTGGTATAAAACCATATGGGCTAAACTGATTTATATATTGGTCATCTTCTTTATTGTTGTTGTCGTTTTTCAATGGCGATTAAAATTGTTAAAACGACAAAGGAGAAAGCTTCAGTTAAAAGTAGATGAAAGAACTCAGGAGCTTCAATACCTAAATGAAAATTTAGAAAACTTAGTGGAAGAGAGAACCAAAAAGATCTCTCTGTTAAATGAAGATCTAACTCAAAGTGAGGAACGTTTAAAATATGCATTGGAAGCTTCCAAGGATGGTATTTGGGATCAGAATCTAAAGGAGAAAACCTTAATGATTAGTGAGGCGTCTGCCCATCTTTTAGGTTATGAATTAAACGATTGTGATAAAGCGACAGGGATCCATCCTTTTATCCATCCTGATGATATTGAAGGTTGGTTGAACTACTATAATACGATTCAACATCAGATGGATAAGGATGAAATAGAAGACCAAGAATTTAGGTTTCATCATAAAGATGGCCGTTTGATATGGTTGTTGGTGAGAGGAAAGATTGTGGAAAGGGACGGTAGACATCAACCGCAGAGAATTGTAGGAACGTACATCGACATCACCGAAAAGAAAAAGAAAACACAAGAGATTTTAGAAGCGATTATAAGAACCGAAGACAACGAAAGGCAACGTATTTCTAAAGATATTCACGATGGATTACAGCAGACTTTAACGATTGCTTCATTGAACTTTCAATCTGTAAAAAAGAATTTGAAGGAAGTATCAAATAGTTTGTTGGAAAAGTTTGAAACGGGTTGGGAGTACCTTCAAAAATCAATTACTGAGAGTCGTTCTGTAGCTCATAGTTTAATGCCTAAGGCGATTGTTGACTTCGGGATCATATCGGCTTTTGATAGTTTAATTACCGAAGTTGATAAAAGTAGTGAGGAAATACAGTTTTCGTTTTTCCATAATTTCAAAAAGCATCAAATCGAAAATCATCAGATAGAAATTACACTTTATAGAATTCTTCAGGAAGGAATCAATAATATTTTTAAGTACTCTAAGGCAACAAAAGTGGATATTCAACTCAAGAATTATGAGGATATCTACATGTTAACTATTGAGGATAATGGGGTTGGGTTTGATGTATCTAAAGTGATGCAAGAGAATACAGGACTTGGTTTTAAAGGGATGAAAAATCGACTCGATGCTATTGATGGCTTCTTAGAAGTGGAAAGTAGGGAAGGCAGAGGAACGACATTATTAATCGAAATCAATAAGAACTTTTAA
- a CDS encoding sensor histidine kinase has product MIEVGEFEFSYKDHAMRSYILKATPLSSDHVMITYEYISELKKVKSELTQKNKDLKEKNSSLEEFAYIASHDLQQPLNTINGFVGIFKSKYLDLLDETGLKCLNYIEEASNRLRNMILGILEHSRLGTNIVVTTVDLNETLDDIVKDLQGIITKKEGEVRIGNLPKVEGCAIGLRLLFQNLIENGLKYQKDNNKPIIDISFEEKEGSYLFHIKDNGIGIQEEHKDKIFQVFQRLHTDETIYKGSGLGLANCQKIVQLCGGKLWVESVYGEGSTFSFTLPKK; this is encoded by the coding sequence GTGATAGAAGTAGGAGAGTTTGAATTCTCTTATAAAGATCATGCTATGAGATCTTATATACTAAAAGCCACTCCTCTTAGTAGTGATCATGTGATGATTACCTATGAATATATCTCAGAGCTTAAAAAGGTTAAATCTGAACTCACTCAGAAAAATAAAGATTTAAAAGAGAAAAACAGTTCATTAGAGGAATTTGCATATATCGCATCACATGATTTGCAGCAACCTCTAAATACCATTAATGGTTTTGTCGGTATTTTCAAATCTAAGTATCTCGATCTTCTTGATGAAACAGGCTTAAAATGCTTAAACTATATAGAAGAAGCATCGAATAGATTGCGAAATATGATACTGGGAATTTTAGAACATTCTCGTCTTGGTACTAACATAGTTGTAACAACTGTTGACTTAAATGAAACATTAGACGACATCGTTAAAGATTTACAGGGCATCATAACAAAAAAAGAGGGTGAGGTAAGAATAGGAAATTTACCTAAGGTGGAAGGGTGTGCTATAGGTCTTAGATTACTCTTTCAAAATTTAATAGAAAACGGATTGAAATATCAAAAGGATAATAACAAACCAATTATCGATATTTCATTTGAGGAGAAGGAAGGTTCCTATTTATTTCATATAAAAGATAATGGTATAGGAATTCAAGAGGAACATAAAGACAAAATATTTCAGGTATTCCAAAGACTTCATACCGATGAAACTATCTATAAAGGAAGTGGTTTAGGCCTTGCAAACTGTCAGAAAATAGTACAGCTCTGTGGAGGGAAATTATGGGTAGAATCGGTTTATGGTGAAGGAAGTACATTCAGTTTTACACTACCAAAAAAATAA
- a CDS encoding tetratricopeptide repeat protein, whose product MNWKNKYFLISILLLLMSNVSICQTETDSLWDVWTDLKAEDTTRLEALLQFGGEMAKTNSDSVLILSEMGYQYALENNLLNYQAKALNLKAKTLYRKGEYDDSEEIYNQAIILGRKAEDSLLVATSFQGIGTVYYARGEYETSIDYYQKSYAISSILNDNILMGDVMNNIGIINVIQKDYERAEKSLKKCDSLYMAAGDQRSAPLTNLAVLKFRKGDLIQSMELYLQAVRINEKNGDDYSNAFAYSNIANIYFDLNDFERYEEYINKSLEIRRKLGDKAGILNNTLNLGLGYSNEDQYEKALPILEESLALAKEIDDKNSEAHILVHLAFLQVKLNETENTLATINDALNINKKLGNQLGIALCNKAYGNYYKIKGNNSKALIYYKKGLKIAKETDLEQTKDISEKIYEIYKMQNNSTEALKAFELFVTSKDSVHNLETQKVVLHQQYKYENDKRALSDSLNYASQQQIQQEKLIQSKNQKTALIIILALVTIFTIFAINRVLLIRSQKKIIEGQVVELNELNENLEEKVIERSQKIADREEQLRYALEASNDGIWDWKVKSDRMIFSPALYTMLGYVPYEFEETREEIQNRIHLDDLKKIEADSYLDLILQSKEGNLITEARLKNKFGKYIWVQIKGKVVSRDNIGNPDRVVGTFTDITSIKQKAQDILNAVMTTEDIERNRISKDIHDGLQQTLTVSSLNFQKVRKSIDDLPAEVIETFGIGYDYLQKSINESRHVAHNLMPKAIVDFGIIKAFEDLIYEVDKSTDSIEFEFFHNFGEHQINNQQVRLTLYRILQEGINNIFKYSKATKVDIQLKNYEDIYMLTIEDNGVGFDAEKVLKEESGLGFKGMKNRLDAIGGFLEIESKEGRGTTLVIEINKNF is encoded by the coding sequence ATGAATTGGAAGAACAAATATTTCTTGATAAGTATTCTACTGCTGTTGATGTCAAATGTATCAATTTGCCAGACAGAGACGGATTCTTTGTGGGATGTTTGGACTGACCTAAAAGCAGAAGATACCACACGTTTAGAGGCTCTTCTTCAATTTGGAGGTGAAATGGCAAAAACAAATTCAGATAGTGTATTAATACTTTCTGAAATGGGATATCAATATGCTTTGGAAAATAATCTATTAAACTATCAAGCAAAAGCCTTAAACCTGAAGGCGAAAACATTGTATAGAAAAGGAGAGTATGATGACTCCGAAGAAATTTATAATCAAGCGATTATTCTAGGACGAAAAGCGGAGGATAGTTTATTGGTTGCCACATCTTTTCAAGGCATTGGAACGGTGTATTATGCTAGAGGAGAATATGAAACTTCGATTGATTATTATCAAAAAAGTTACGCGATATCTTCTATTTTAAATGATAATATTCTGATGGGTGATGTGATGAATAATATCGGAATCATTAATGTGATTCAGAAAGATTATGAAAGAGCAGAGAAGAGTCTAAAGAAATGCGATTCGTTATATATGGCTGCAGGTGACCAAAGAAGTGCTCCATTAACGAACCTTGCAGTATTAAAATTCAGAAAGGGCGACCTTATCCAATCAATGGAATTGTATCTCCAAGCAGTAAGAATAAACGAAAAAAATGGAGACGATTACTCTAACGCTTTTGCCTATTCTAATATCGCCAATATTTATTTTGATTTGAATGATTTTGAAAGGTATGAAGAGTACATTAATAAAAGTCTTGAAATTAGAAGAAAGCTAGGAGATAAAGCCGGTATTTTAAATAACACATTGAACTTGGGGTTAGGCTATTCCAATGAGGATCAATATGAAAAAGCATTACCAATTTTAGAAGAAAGTCTAGCTTTAGCCAAAGAGATTGATGATAAAAACTCGGAAGCTCATATCTTAGTTCATTTAGCTTTTCTTCAGGTGAAATTGAATGAAACTGAAAACACTTTGGCCACTATTAATGATGCTTTAAATATAAATAAGAAACTAGGAAACCAATTAGGAATAGCACTTTGTAATAAAGCTTACGGAAATTACTACAAAATAAAAGGGAATAATTCAAAAGCACTGATTTATTACAAAAAAGGATTGAAGATTGCTAAAGAGACAGATCTTGAGCAAACAAAAGATATTTCTGAAAAGATCTATGAAATATATAAAATGCAAAATAATAGTACTGAAGCGTTAAAGGCTTTTGAACTTTTTGTCACTTCAAAAGATAGCGTTCATAACCTCGAAACGCAAAAGGTAGTTTTGCATCAACAGTATAAGTATGAGAATGATAAAAGGGCTTTATCAGATAGTCTAAATTATGCAAGTCAGCAACAAATCCAACAGGAAAAACTAATTCAATCTAAAAATCAAAAGACCGCATTAATCATCATCTTAGCTTTAGTGACGATATTTACAATTTTTGCTATAAATAGAGTTCTATTAATAAGAAGTCAAAAGAAAATTATTGAAGGACAAGTTGTAGAACTGAATGAGCTGAACGAAAACTTAGAGGAAAAAGTCATCGAGCGATCACAAAAGATAGCCGATCGAGAGGAACAGCTAAGGTATGCATTGGAAGCTTCTAATGATGGTATTTGGGATTGGAAGGTGAAATCTGATCGTATGATATTCAGTCCTGCATTATACACTATGTTAGGTTATGTACCTTATGAGTTTGAAGAGACACGGGAAGAAATACAAAATCGTATTCATCTAGATGATCTTAAAAAAATAGAAGCTGATTCTTATTTGGATTTAATCCTTCAGAGCAAAGAGGGTAATTTGATTACAGAAGCCAGATTAAAAAATAAATTCGGAAAGTATATTTGGGTACAAATCAAAGGTAAAGTAGTTTCTAGGGATAATATCGGAAACCCTGATAGAGTGGTTGGCACCTTCACTGACATTACATCAATTAAACAAAAAGCACAGGATATTCTAAATGCGGTGATGACAACAGAGGACATAGAAAGAAATAGAATTTCCAAAGATATACATGATGGTTTACAGCAAACGCTAACAGTTTCTTCATTGAATTTTCAAAAAGTAAGAAAAAGCATTGATGATTTACCGGCTGAAGTAATAGAAACTTTTGGAATAGGTTATGATTACCTTCAAAAGTCGATTAACGAAAGTCGCCATGTAGCACATAATTTGATGCCTAAAGCCATTGTAGATTTTGGAATAATCAAAGCCTTTGAAGATTTGATATATGAGGTAGATAAAAGTACAGATAGCATCGAATTTGAGTTCTTCCATAATTTTGGTGAGCATCAAATAAATAACCAACAAGTAAGATTGACCTTATACCGTATTCTTCAAGAAGGTATCAACAATATATTTAAGTATTCTAAAGCGACAAAAGTAGACATTCAATTAAAAAACTATGAGGATATTTATATGCTGACTATTGAGGACAATGGCGTAGGTTTTGATGCAGAAAAAGTATTAAAAGAGGAAAGTGGTTTAGGGTTTAAAGGAATGAAAAATCGATTGGATGCAATTGGCGGCTTTTTAGAAATAGAGAGTAAAGAAGGTAGAGGAACTACTTTAGTAATAGAGATTAATAAAAATTTTTAA
- a CDS encoding response regulator transcription factor, with the protein MGKIKLFLVDDHKMIREGLKNFLLDESDFEITGEAENGKECLDQLEKNSDIDILLTDVNMPIMDGLELVQNVKDKYPNIKIMALTMLGESQHIKKMLGEGAMGYLLKNCSEQELINGIRMVYSGGTYYSPEVTNAIINNIRKVKPQKSNVALEVPLSERETEVLHLILKEKTNKEIADELFISVRTVDAHKRNLLDKTGSKNLAGLILYAIDRELFDDI; encoded by the coding sequence ATGGGAAAGATTAAACTATTCTTGGTTGATGATCACAAAATGATTCGAGAAGGATTAAAAAATTTCTTATTAGATGAAAGTGATTTTGAGATTACTGGTGAGGCTGAAAATGGTAAAGAGTGTTTGGATCAATTGGAAAAAAATAGTGATATCGACATTCTATTAACCGATGTGAATATGCCTATCATGGACGGTTTGGAGTTGGTTCAAAATGTAAAGGATAAATATCCGAACATAAAGATTATGGCACTTACCATGTTAGGTGAAAGTCAACATATTAAAAAAATGTTAGGCGAAGGTGCTATGGGGTACTTATTGAAAAACTGTAGCGAACAAGAATTGATTAATGGTATTCGAATGGTGTATTCTGGAGGGACATATTACTCACCTGAAGTAACTAATGCAATAATTAATAACATTAGAAAGGTGAAACCTCAAAAGTCGAATGTGGCATTAGAAGTACCTTTATCAGAAAGAGAAACGGAAGTACTCCATCTAATTTTAAAGGAAAAGACCAATAAAGAAATTGCTGATGAACTATTTATTAGTGTTCGAACAGTTGATGCTCACAAAAGAAATTTATTAGACAAAACAGGTAGTAAAAACCTGGCAGGATTAATTCTATATGCAATAGACCGCGAATTATTTGACGATATTTAA
- a CDS encoding shikimate dehydrogenase family protein yields the protein MKTYGLIGYPLEHSFSKKYFTEKYEKEGIEGCQYELFELENIKQFTDLLTENQLNGLNVTIPYKEQVIPFLDRLDPETAGKIGAANVIKFEEDGTLTGYNSDYIGFKNSLESFLPHTQFKALVLGTGGASKAIKAVLDDLKIPFLSVSRNRSDESIAYSDVTEEIYTAHTLVINTTPLGMHPKVGVAPDLPYEFTSDKHYFFDVVYNPAETEFLKICREKGGHGMNGLDMLIGQAEASWVIWNK from the coding sequence ATGAAAACTTACGGACTAATTGGTTATCCCCTCGAACACTCTTTCTCAAAAAAATATTTTACTGAGAAATATGAAAAAGAAGGTATAGAAGGGTGTCAGTATGAATTATTCGAATTGGAAAACATCAAACAGTTTACTGATCTTTTAACAGAAAATCAGCTAAATGGATTGAATGTAACCATTCCTTATAAAGAACAAGTAATACCTTTCTTAGATCGATTAGATCCTGAAACTGCAGGTAAAATTGGAGCAGCGAATGTGATTAAATTCGAAGAAGACGGTACGTTGACAGGTTATAATTCTGATTATATCGGCTTCAAAAATTCTTTAGAAAGCTTTTTACCTCACACTCAGTTTAAGGCTTTGGTTTTAGGTACTGGCGGTGCATCAAAAGCAATTAAAGCCGTTTTAGACGATTTAAAAATTCCTTTCTTATCGGTATCAAGAAATAGATCTGATGAGAGCATTGCTTATAGTGATGTTACTGAAGAAATCTATACAGCTCATACTTTAGTAATCAATACTACTCCATTAGGAATGCATCCAAAAGTGGGCGTAGCTCCAGATTTGCCCTATGAGTTTACTTCAGACAAACATTATTTCTTTGATGTAGTGTACAACCCTGCCGAAACTGAATTTTTAAAGATCTGCCGCGAAAAAGGTGGACACGGAATGAACGGTTTGGATATGTTGATTGGTCAAGCTGAAGCTTCTTGGGTGATTTGGAATAAATAA
- a CDS encoding tetratricopeptide repeat protein, whose amino-acid sequence MNKNIFISIFLIFNFSFAFGQNKADSLWNIWSDVNREDTTRLEALFEHSREIIKKNTDSVFTISDIGYHFAKEKKLLKYQSSALVIRGKALYRKGRYTEAENTFNEALILGREAKDSLSVSRAIYGIGSTYYARGEYDTTLEYYKKSYAISLLLNDKVRMADVMNNIGIINLIQKDYEEAEKNLKRCHELYTEAGILRSAPLNNLAILKSRKGDVGAAVELQFEALKINEKKKNDYSIAYTYMNIANTYSQLKDDENYLKYTQKSYDIRKRIDDKAGMLRCLSGFGIFYNKKKEYDKALEYYNEALSIALELDRKLSISNILINKALIKLRTDQLEGVLEMINNTLEINKKLDNKKGIANCYYSYGIYYKKKGNYDKGLYYVNKAMTLAEGLEIEQTRDFSKELYKIYSKLGQNQKALKNYEIYIETRDSVLNLESQQDVLHQQYTYENEKRALSDSLNYANKQLIHQEKLTQSRNQKTALIIILALVTMFTVFAVNRVRFTRKQKRIIEGQVVALNELNDNLEEKVIERSKKIADREEQLRYALEASNDGIWDWNIKSNRMIFSPALFTMLGYAPYEFEEKREEIQHRIHPDDLKKIDAASYLDLILQTKEGNMVTEARLKNKFGKYIWVQIKGKVVSRDASGNPDRVVGTFTDITSIKQKAQDILNAVMTTEDIERNRISKDIHDGLQQTLTVSSLNFQKVKKSINELPTEVIETFDIGYDYLQKSITESRSVAHHLMPKAIVDFGIIKAFEDLIYEVDKSADTIEFEFFHNFGEQQINNQQVKLTLYRILQEGINNIFKYSKATKVDIQLKNYEDIYMLTIEDNGVGFDAPKVLKEESGMGFKGMKNRLDAIDGFLEVESKEGRGTTILVEINKNF is encoded by the coding sequence ATGAACAAAAATATTTTCATAAGTATCTTCTTGATATTCAATTTTAGTTTTGCTTTCGGACAAAACAAGGCTGATTCTTTATGGAATATATGGTCTGATGTTAACCGAGAAGACACCACTCGTCTAGAGGCATTATTCGAACATAGTAGGGAAATTATTAAAAAGAATACAGATAGCGTATTCACTATATCAGATATTGGTTATCATTTTGCCAAAGAAAAAAAACTATTGAAATACCAATCTTCAGCCTTAGTTATAAGAGGGAAAGCTTTGTATAGAAAAGGACGATATACTGAAGCTGAAAATACATTTAATGAAGCTTTAATTTTAGGTAGAGAGGCCAAAGATAGTTTGTCGGTTTCAAGAGCAATATATGGCATTGGATCTACCTATTATGCCAGAGGAGAATACGATACCACATTAGAATATTATAAGAAAAGTTACGCTATCTCTTTATTGCTAAATGATAAAGTTCGTATGGCTGATGTGATGAACAATATTGGCATAATCAACCTGATCCAAAAAGACTATGAAGAAGCGGAGAAGAACCTAAAAAGATGTCACGAACTTTATACAGAAGCTGGTATTTTGAGAAGTGCACCACTAAATAACCTAGCAATATTAAAATCAAGAAAAGGAGATGTTGGAGCGGCGGTCGAACTACAATTTGAAGCATTAAAAATTAATGAGAAAAAGAAGAATGACTATTCTATTGCATACACCTATATGAATATTGCGAATACTTATTCTCAACTTAAAGACGATGAAAATTACCTGAAATATACTCAGAAAAGCTATGATATTAGAAAACGAATTGATGATAAAGCAGGGATGTTAAGGTGTTTATCTGGCTTTGGTATATTCTATAATAAAAAGAAAGAATATGATAAAGCCCTAGAATATTATAATGAAGCTTTATCGATTGCTTTAGAATTAGATCGTAAACTTTCCATCAGCAATATTCTTATTAATAAAGCACTGATAAAATTAAGAACCGATCAATTAGAAGGTGTTCTGGAGATGATCAATAATACCTTAGAGATCAATAAAAAATTGGATAACAAAAAAGGGATTGCAAACTGTTATTATAGTTATGGTATCTATTACAAGAAGAAAGGAAACTATGATAAAGGGCTCTATTATGTGAATAAAGCTATGACGCTAGCTGAAGGATTAGAAATTGAACAAACTAGAGATTTTTCAAAAGAGTTATATAAAATATATTCAAAACTAGGGCAAAATCAAAAGGCTTTAAAAAACTATGAAATTTATATTGAAACTAGAGATAGTGTATTAAATCTGGAAAGTCAACAAGATGTATTACATCAACAATATACTTATGAAAACGAAAAGAGGGCTTTATCAGATAGTCTGAATTACGCAAATAAGCAACTGATTCATCAAGAGAAATTAACCCAATCAAGAAATCAGAAAACAGCTTTAATTATCATATTGGCTTTGGTTACAATGTTTACTGTTTTTGCTGTCAATAGAGTTCGTTTTACCAGAAAACAAAAAAGAATCATTGAAGGGCAAGTTGTAGCATTGAATGAGTTGAATGATAATTTGGAAGAGAAAGTGATCGAACGATCAAAAAAAATTGCCGACAGAGAGGAACAGCTTAGATATGCATTGGAAGCTTCTAATGATGGTATTTGGGATTGGAATATAAAATCAAATCGTATGATATTCAGTCCTGCATTATTCACGATGCTGGGTTATGCACCTTATGAGTTTGAAGAGAAACGGGAGGAGATTCAACATCGTATCCATCCAGATGATCTAAAGAAAATAGATGCGGCCTCTTATCTTGATTTAATACTTCAAACCAAAGAGGGAAATATGGTGACAGAAGCCAGGTTAAAAAATAAATTCGGAAAGTATATTTGGGTACAGATCAAAGGTAAAGTTGTGTCTAGAGATGCTAGTGGAAATCCTGATAGAGTGGTTGGAACATTTACTGATATTACATCAATTAAACAAAAAGCACAGGATATTCTGAATGCTGTAATGACAACGGAGGATATAGAAAGAAATAGAATCTCCAAAGATATACATGATGGTTTACAGCAAACGCTAACGGTATCCTCATTGAATTTCCAAAAAGTAAAAAAGAGTATTAATGAGTTACCAACTGAAGTTATTGAAACTTTTGATATAGGTTATGATTACCTTCAAAAGTCCATTACAGAAAGTCGAAGTGTTGCTCACCACTTAATGCCAAAGGCAATTGTAGATTTTGGAATAATCAAAGCATTTGAAGACTTGATATACGAGGTAGATAAAAGTGCTGATACAATCGAATTTGAGTTCTTCCATAATTTTGGTGAGCAACAAATAAATAACCAGCAAGTAAAATTGACCTTATACCGTATTCTTCAAGAAGGTATCAACAATATATTTAAGTATTCTAAAGCGACAAAAGTAGACATCCAATTAAAAAATTATGAAGATATCTATATGCTGACTATTGAGGATAATGGAGTAGGATTTGATGCTCCAAAAGTATTGAAGGAAGAGTCGGGTATGGGATTTAAAGGAATGAAAAATCGATTGGATGCTATTGATGGATTTTTAGAAGTGGAAAGTAAAGAAGGAAGAGGAACGACAATTTTGGTAGAAATTAATAAGAACTTTTAG